In Salvelinus fontinalis isolate EN_2023a unplaced genomic scaffold, ASM2944872v1 scaffold_1623, whole genome shotgun sequence, the following proteins share a genomic window:
- the LOC129849672 gene encoding histone-lysine N-methyltransferase SETD2-like: protein MKQHADFEVILTEDKGWGLRAARDLISNTFVLEYCGEVLDHKEFKTRVKKYASMKNIHYYFMALKNNEIIDATLKGNCSRFMNHSCEPNCETQKWTVNGQLRVGFFTSRTVTAGTELTFDYQFQRYGKEAQKCFCGAPSCRGFLGGENRVSVRAAAGKMKKERPRKKDTSVSNALTTVDEELEALLENGEGLYDEKEVVSLCRLMVRVETMEQKLICLKLIQDTQSPSCLKQFLDHHGLSLLWIFMVELSEAKGNSVNNIKLQFQIMKTLSVLPISTKNMLEESHVLSLIQRWAQTHTHSLPQAPGAEQDGYFSENTSLPQAPGAEQDGYSSENTPLPQPPGAEQDGYSSENTPLPQPPGAEQDGYSSENTPLPQPPGAEQDGYSSENTPLPQPPGAEQDGYSSENMSRAQTPLNTPDGFSASVAKLGTELDSDTPKRAVYRRLKISENSLDSAMSDASKASDGKEEDEEMEDEEVSRSEPPVESSKQSKTELVVEAQAQTPTTEEPTEGPVTELVVEAQAQTPTTEEPTEEPVTELVVEAQAQTPTTEEPTEEPVTEMVVEAQAQTPTTEEPTEGPVTELVVEAQAQTPTTEEPTEEPVTELVVQAQAQTPTTEEPTEEPVTELKETPEEVVETMEITEPEAESQLCLKDQEEVNEKGGDEEVKDEWSEGQKEQQQASQSAEEREVVAGEQDNVEVQESSHIQPVQTEVTETPSEEQPAEEKEEDTTTAETGTEDTEKALGSQEHPGQVAPEGPPEVAPGTEDAAQVVTPASEAPPPPSPVVPVEPVAVGTPSQDEEEGVSDVESERSQEALLSAVDIGDMAARLLDSWKDLKEVYRIPKKSQVEKEIHDRSRDRDAAPARTPSGSRERERERERERDKERDRERDRERERDRERDRERDRERDRDWERDRDRERDRERDWDRDSEKTPRSTERRRRRASTSPPPSAYERSSRRHEDRFDLANSSKKTRSITKERTKLSTEERRKLFEQEVAQREVQKQQQQLQQQHQQQLQQHQQQLQQHQQQQRQQQLQTLAYDAALTYTTSPAGFIHYPPGYPLQTYVDPVNPNAGKVLLPTPPVEPLIPATLVLEQTPPQALITELGMTSPSSTSQPPPVSSLSSISQHIHQPTIPLELHHGTAQQYAQQPSGAGQDPGVSAGQGSYTTLWDPTTQQAVTVQTQVAPQYQVVPAPPPTQTAIYYQGQPCQTIYSIPTAYPQANTPVLQTYADPAANYLRGQPVYTGHQQGVVVQQGGTVTTIVTSQTVQQEMPNTLLVPNSMIDLPPPSPPKPKTIVLPPSWKVARDGEGKIYYYHVITRQTQWDPPSSWDGASEDSHSLDHEAEMDLGTPTYDENPSKFSTKTAEADTSSELAKRSKETFRKEMSQFIVTCLNPFRKPDCKLGRIVNTEDFKHLARKLTHGVMNKELKSCKNPEDLECNENVKHKTKEYIKKYMQKFGNIYRPKEDTELD, encoded by the exons ATGAAACAGCATGCAGACTTTGAGGTCATCCTGACTGAAGATAAGGGCTGGGGACTGAGGGCGGCCAGGGACCTGATATC AAACACTTTTGTGCTGGAGTACTGCGGAGAGGTGTTGGACCACAAGGAGTTCAAGACGCGGGTGAAAAAATACGCTAGCATGAAGAACATCCACTACTATTTCATGGCCTTGAAGAATAACGAG ATCATAGACGCCACACTGAAGGGGAACTGCTCTCGCTTCATGAACCACAGCTGTGAGCCCAACTGTGAGACCCAGAAG TGGACTGTGAACGGCCAGCTGAGAGTTGGGTTCTTCACCTCCAGGACCGTCACAGCTGGTACAGAGCTTACCTTCGATTACCAGTTCCAGAGATATGG GAAAGAGGCCCAGAAGTGCTTCTGCGGGGCTCCCAGCTGCCGAGGCTTCCTGGGCGGGgagaacagggtcagtgtaagaGCAGCGGCAGGGAAGATGAAGAAAGAGCGCCCTCGCAAGAAGGACACCTCCGTGAGCAATGCACTCACTACG GTGGACGAGGAACTAGAGGCTCTGCTGGAGAACGGGGAGGGTTTGTACGATGAGAAGGAGGTGGTGTCTCTCTGCAGGCTGATGGTCAGAGTGGAGACCATGGAGCAGAAACTCATCTGCCTCAAACTTATCCAA GATACCCAGAGCCCATCCTGTCTGAAGCAGTTCCTGGACCATCACGGTCTGTCTCTACTGTGGATCTTCATGGTGGAGCTCTCTGAAGCCAAGGGCAACAGTGTCAACAACATCAAACTGCAGTTTCAG ATCATGAAGACCCTGTCAGTGCTGCCTATCTCCACTAAGAACATGTTGGAGGAGAGTCATGTCCTGAGCCTCATCCAGCGCTGGGCCCAAACGCATACACACTCCCTCCCCCAGGCCCCCGGGGCCGAACAGGATGGCTACTTCAGTGAGAACACGTCCCTCCCCCAGGCCCCCGGGGCCGAACAGGACGGCTACTCCAGTGAGAACACGCCCCTCCCCCAGCCCCCCGGGGCAGAACAGGACGGCTACTCCAGTGAGAACACGCCCCTGCCCCAGCCCCCCGGGGCCGAACAGGACGGCTACTCCAGTGAGAACACGCCCCTCCCCCAGCCCCCCGGGGCCGAACAGGACGGCTACTCCAGTGAGAACACGCCCCTCCCCCAGCCCCCCGGGGCCGAACAGGACGGCTACTCCAGTGAGAACATGTCCCGCGCCCAGACCCCTCTCAACACTCCCGACGGCTTCTCTGCCTCCGTCGCCAAACTGGGCACTGAGTTGGACAGCGACACTCCCAAACGGGCCGTTTACCGTCGCCTCAAGATCAGCGAGAACAGCCTGGACAGCGCCATGTCGGACGCCAGCAAGGCCTCGGACGgtaaggaggaggatgaggagatggaggACGAGGAGGTCTCACGATCTGAGCCTCCAGTGGAGAGCAGCAAACAGTCCAAGACAGAGCTGGTGGTTGAGGCCCAGGCACAGACTCCCACAACGGAGGAGCCAACAGAAGGGCCAGTCACAGAGCTGGTGGTTGAGGCCCAGGCTCAGACTCCCACAACGGAGGAGCCGACAGAAGAGCCAGTCACAGAGCTGGTGGTTGAGGCCCAGGCTCAGACTCCCACAACGGAAGAGCCGACAGAAGAGCCAGTCACAGAGATGGTGGTTGAGGCCCAGGCTCAGACTCCCACAACGGAGGAGCCGACAGAAGGGCCAGTCACAGAGCTGGTGGTTGAGGCCCAGGCTCAGACTCCCACAACGGAGGAGCCGACAGAAGAGCCAGTCACAGAGCTGGTGGTTCAGGCTCAGGCTCAGACTCCCACAACGGAGGAGCCGACAGAAGAGCCAGTCACAGAGCTGAAGGAAACAccagaggaggtggtggagacCATGGAGATCACAGAACCCGAAGCTGAGAGCCAGCTCTGTCTTAAAGATCAGGAGGAGGTGAATGAGAAGGGCGGTGACGAGGAGGTGAAAGACGAGTGGAGTGAGGGGCAGAAGGAGCAGCAGCAGGCAAGTCAGTcagcggaggagagggaggttgtGGCAGGAGAGCAGGACAACGTGGAGGTCCAGGAATCATCACATATTCAGCCAGTTCAGACGGAAGTTACTGAGACCCCTTCAGAGGAGCAGCCTgctgaggagaaggaagaggacaccaccacagcagagaCTGGGACTGAAGATACAGAAAAGGCTCTAGGCAGCCAGGAACATCCAGGCCAGGTGGCCCCTGAGGGTCCCCCGGAGGTGGCCCCTGGCACTGAGGACGCTGCCCAGGTAGTGACCCCTGCCTCGGAggcccctccacctccctctccggTGGTCCCCGTGGAGCCTGTGGCGGTGGGGACACCCTcgcaggatgaggaggagggtgtGTCTGAtgtagagagcgagaggagccagGAAGCCCTGCTCAGTGCTGTGGATATAGGAGACATGGCTGCTAGGCTGCTGGACAGCTGGAAGGACCTGAAG GAGGTGTACAGGATCCCCAAGAAGAGCCAGGTGGAGAAGGAGATACACG ATCGTAGTCGAGACCGAGACGCTGCCCCGGCTCGCACCCCCTCCGGCAGCCGAGAACGGGAACGGGAACGTGAGAGGGAGCGGgacaaggagagggacagggaacgagatcgagagagagaacgggacagGGAGCGTGACCGGGAGCgtgacagagaaagggacagggattGGGAGAGAGaccgggatagagagagagatagagagagagactgggacagagacTCTGAGAAGACACCCCGCAGcacagagagacggaggagacgtGCCTCCACCTCCCCACCGCCCTCAGCATACGAGAGGAGCAGCAGGCGACATGAGGACCG GTTTGACCTGGCTAACAGCAGTAAGAAGACCCGTTCCATCACCAAGGAACGCACCAAGCTGTCCACAGAGGAGCGCAGGAAGCTGTTTGAACAGGAGGTGGCCCAGCGCGAGGTccagaaacaacaacaacagttacaacaacaacatcaacaacagttacaacaacatcaacaacagttacaacaacatcaacaacaacagcgGCAGCAGCAGCTCCAGACTCTAGCCTACGATGCAgccctgacctacactaccagCCCAGCTGGCTTCATCCACTACCCCCCTGGCTACCCCCTCCAGACCTACGTGGACCCCGTCAACCCCAACGCAGGCAAGGTGCTGCTGCCAACCCCTCCCGTGGAGCCCCTGATCCCAGCCACCCTGGTCTTGGAGCAGACCCCTCCCCAGGCTCTGATCACCGAGCTGGGCAtgacctctccctcctctacctcccagcCCCCTCCAGTCTCCAGCCTCTCCAGCATCTCCCAACACATCCACCAACCCACTATTCCTCTGGAGCTCCACCACGGCACCGCCCAGCAGTATGCCCAGCAGCCCAGCGGGGCAGGCCAGGACCCGGGG GTGTCGGCGGGCCAGGGGAGTTACACCACGCTGTGGGACCCTACCACCCAGCAGGCTGTGACAGTACAGACCCAGGTAGCACCACAGTACCAGGTTGTCCCAGCACCACCTCCCACCCAGACAGCCATCTACTACCAGGGCCAGCCCTGTCAGACCATCTACAGTATCCCCACTGCCTATCCACAGGCTAACACACCTGTCCTGCAG ACCTATGCTGATCCGGCTGCCAACTACCTCCGTGGTCAGCCGGTGTACACGGGTCACCAGCAAGGAGTGGTGGTTCAGCAGGGGGGTACGGTCACTACCATCGTCACCTCACAGACTGTCCAGCAG GAGATGCCCAACACTCTGTTAGTCCCCAACAGTATGATAGAcctgccccctccctctcctcccaaacCCAAAACCATCGTCCTGCCCCCCAGCTGGAAGGTAGCACGGGACGGAGAGGGAAAGATCTACTATTATCACGTCATCACCAG ACAGACTCAGTGGGATCCTCCAAGCAGCTGGGACGGGGCCAGTGAAGACTCTCACAGCTTAGACCACGAGGCTGAGATGGACCTGGGGACGCCCACCTACGACGAGAACCCCTCCAAG